A genomic segment from Chitinophaga flava encodes:
- a CDS encoding Ig-like domain-containing protein, whose translation MHSNTTPNCPFIVAPITRPWAKNALNTPVFLTFKRHTRFVLSSLLSLLLFFGMSQQQILAQTQTQRVYATTQNNGTTGLCLSCSVTNPGNAVDQGPGFLNTFSTVNSTLAALGATVYQEMIFPAAVAANQGSIVKVGTGALLTLSLLGDITVQAYNGTTAIGSPVLASNSILSLLASGNQAEIFVPAPGSTYDRVRVTITAAVANVASSIGIYAAYYNTPASGVIPCNTPIDLLTGVTGNVASIGAVTNPGNAIDGNTATFATLTTAVGVTGQAQITAIYPGLSKTGDSVRVVLSNPGSLLTLQLLNAITIVTYNGPTVVDSISGSSGLLRLDLLTGSTSIQTITFASSGPFDHIQVGFGALVGALASLNVHEIQRFGPSPTTVGGLTKITCLNTSPFTLNVSNPDNTNYNYTWYNSSMTVVGTGSSFSPPTNVAGTFQYYVSASLKVCSASESAKAPVTVIVNNFATAADITVPASTSVCGDTARIKPTSSTATRSPIFKWYFDINKTTPITNGLVQGNVHFFVDTTGQLTVTGLTAPSTTYYVSVSDSGHCENQAGALAPATITVGTSPAPPLTATGVSGFTGQTITLTASAPSGTIEWYTDTTASPIATGPSFSVGPFATPTTQIYYVGVRLPGGCTSARVKVTVTVTTPVTPSSCNAPTTQQYGTTLGCVLCSVTNPGNDVDNDPNNFTELSIPVGLLGGAAFQQLIFPQPGAATDSVRFDIGIPSGLVNATVLGGIVLTVANGTNVVTRDTLNNNLITLFLLSGNRYTVTIPATAVFDRVEVKVLGLVSLLSQVDIYGARIISPNPTAFVQNQQACVGSTALLNATAAPGTSVIWYADSTTTTALGPNPYTTPVLTTPGTITYWAQVIGTNGCPNPNRLRLTLTVNPLGTAADINIADTTFGCVNSTAVLHPTSTTVTSPVFSWYSDPNKVNVITNGLTQGAVHYTVDSVGNLTITGLAAGDYTYYVAVAGINRCQNAAGALKKVVVHIGSAPASPVVTGDVIVATGQQATLTATPVPGATINWYTDSTTTTIAGTGSSFVVGPFSQPGTYTYFAAVSIPGGCTSARVRVNVQVTGPVTPSPDCNVPTSQISGTTLGCILCSVVNPTNDIDSSQTNFTTLNIPVGLLGGSVYQQLIFPNPGAVGDSIRFTMSSPAGLANLSLFGGVVVSQYNGATLVHADTLSNVISLRILTAQQFNATVPAAGTFDRVEVRITGIANLLNSINIYGVRIVYPNPTISTTGDTVCVGRKATLSVTPAAGTTVRWYADSTSTTVLSSQPTYTTDTLRTPGTITYYVQVVGANGCANPDRVPVKVIVSPAPTVPGPDQTINLCPGTSAVLTVPTPNHSLTYNWYNVPTGGTRLNTDSGYVFNVPNITRDTTFYVEAVSSCGNVSPREAFHIVMSSSLSGPVVTPNPDTVQIGTQAVLTATSSASNAIIKWYGSQTGNDSLFTGSVYAPPTHNTPGTVTYWVQASIPGSCSSIRVPEVVVYSAVVVPTPVPCEGATTYTVGSDGLLVLGNVYNPQLAVDNDASTFASLVMDVGLLNADVWEKVGFNGLSAPGDTVRVLVSTPSTILSAQLLSGIQLTTYNGNTPGDSVLINSPLVNLTLLGAGNQAIIEFVPTHIFDAVQLKLKSGILGALTEIGFNYAQRALVKPSVQASQLSVCAGNTATLNVLSPVTGITYRWYTSNGTYLTGKDGISFTTGPLTSDTSFFVEAYRNGCASKTRTRIDIKVGAAPVAPPVLSTDVEVCSGSNAELAISNPLPGYSYHWYNVPTGGSKLNTDSGFTFTVINVTAPATYYVEAMNDSCGTVSATRTAVNVTIAASLPAPTVTPLIDTVVVNQQPVFTASSTTANAQFYWFNSPTSTDTLFKGAVYAAPASSTPGTVTYWVVAAVPGSGSCTSARVSVNAVTIIPGSNPVPCEAATTYTVGSSGLLVLGNVYNPQLAVDTSALTYSSLVIDLGILNASVWERAYFNGLSTPGDTVKVLLTNPSQILSVSLLGGVQLTAYNGNTPGDSVMLPSPALNLVLLNSGHSALLSFVPSQPFNGVEVKLKSGILGALNEIGFNYAQRALVQPTVQVNNATICQGQQATLSVVNPAAGITYSWYDSQNNHLLDSVAFVTPTTLSVGTHTYTVRASRNGCTSVASAPIQVTVVGTPAKPVPASDSVTVCAGTSATLSVTPVPGVTFNWYDAATGGAKLASDTSTYMTPANLAVGTYKFYVEAVNGNSCTNTGGRAVITLTVTSTSTAADINIANETICLGDTAVLTPTSTTVPNPVFKWYANPDKTGPITTGVSGNGVLTIPGLSIGTHTYYVSVSSAGHCENAAGDLKAVTVTVVGRPAIPVPVSDSVTACAGTSATLSVTPVPGVTFNWYDAATGGTKLVSNTNTYTTPANLAVGTYKFYVEAVNSNSCTNTGGRVVITLIVSSASTAADINIANETICLGDTAVLTPTSTTVPNPVFKWYANPDKTGPITTGVSGNGVLTIPGLSIGTHTYYVSVSSAGHCENAAGDLKAVTVTVVGRPAIPVPVSDSVTACAGTSATLSVTPVPGVTFNWYDAATGGTKLVSNTNTYTTPANLAVGTYKFYVEAVNSNSCTNTGGRAVITLIVSSASTAADINIANETICLGDTAVLTPTSTTVPNPVFKWYANPDKTGPITTGVSGNGVLTIPGLSIGTHTYYVSVSSAGHCENAAGDLKAVTVTVVGRPAIPVPVSDSVTACVGNSATLSVTPVPGVSFNWYDAATGGTKLVSNTNTYTTPANLAVGTYKFYVEAVNSNSCTNTGGRAVITLIVSSASTAADINIANITICAGDTAVLTPTSTTVPNPVFKWYANPDKTGPITAGVSGNGVLTIPGLTPGTYTYYVSVSNAGHCENAAGDLKAVTVTVNRRSTAADIIISDTTVCASTTVTLTATTTTVTNPVFKWYQDASLQILLHTGATFTTPVITANTTFYVTVEGSNSCANPAGAAKAVTVSLTSLQTPSVSASSTTICPGDSVVLSVVNPVNGLTYRWYTVPTGGTAVFTGPVYVVKGLTTTTDFYVEVSSNGCIGTTRAKVTITVRSAPTPVLVADKVTACEGVPATLEILNPDNSLTYNWYTTPTGGTPIFTGPVFVTPPLYTTTQYYVEAVGNGGTCGTPTRVMATVKVVPTPPAPVITPGDVNTCGASSVTLTIQNPQPGTRYEWQDVNGNLLFTGTQYTFIADSTTTIYVRGIVGGGCPRSCGGCPGPRTAVQINIIAPPPAPVLSASSLTVCPGGTVTFSVQNPIGGLTYNWFDAPSGGNLLSTGTSYTTGPLSTNTTFYVAASSNGGCSSARTTASVVVITSVDAPQADPVTVCAGQTTTLSVKNRIPGLIYNWYTVPTGGTPVFTGADFMITPTSSTVYYLEAATNGGCVSASRTAVNVNVNPAPAVPVVANATLTTCLNQTVTLSVQNPDPTLTYNWYTSITGGTPVSTGASFTTPPITANTMYYVEAVNNTGCPSATRAAVSIQLITAPAAPTVTGNENGICPGHTATLTASSTTPGVNFNWYTVPTGGTPVFTGPVFTTPVLNTATTYYVEAFSNGGCVGAGPRTAVAVTILQPLAAPHVAISDLTATSVTFRWDPVPGAVRYEVTLDGGVTFNPPSSGPTGTTHTINNLQPNQGLNFGVRAIGASDCQTSGLGTLACRTSNPQGNNVFVPNLFSPNGDGMNDMLFVYGTAIAQLEFRVYNQWGQLVFSTKDLHQGWDGTMNGQNQPVGVYVYIVKATMQDGSIVTKKGNVTLMR comes from the coding sequence ATGCATTCAAACACTACTCCTAATTGCCCTTTTATCGTTGCCCCTATTACCCGACCCTGGGCAAAAAATGCCTTGAACACACCCGTGTTTCTTACCTTCAAAAGGCATACCCGTTTTGTACTCAGCAGCCTGCTGTCACTGTTGTTGTTCTTCGGCATGAGCCAACAGCAAATCCTTGCACAGACACAAACTCAGCGCGTGTACGCTACCACCCAGAATAATGGTACTACAGGGCTCTGTCTTTCGTGTAGCGTCACTAATCCCGGTAACGCCGTGGATCAGGGTCCAGGTTTTCTGAACACCTTTTCTACCGTTAATTCCACGCTTGCGGCACTGGGAGCAACGGTATATCAGGAAATGATCTTTCCTGCAGCCGTTGCCGCCAACCAGGGGTCGATCGTAAAAGTCGGTACCGGCGCATTGCTGACCCTGAGTCTGCTCGGTGATATAACCGTCCAGGCCTACAACGGGACCACTGCAATAGGCTCTCCCGTACTCGCCAGCAACTCCATTTTAAGTCTGCTGGCAAGTGGTAACCAGGCCGAGATTTTCGTTCCCGCTCCTGGAAGTACCTATGATAGGGTACGAGTCACGATAACAGCAGCAGTAGCAAACGTAGCATCCAGTATTGGTATTTATGCAGCATACTATAACACACCGGCCTCCGGTGTGATTCCCTGTAATACACCTATTGATCTCCTCACCGGTGTGACCGGCAACGTAGCGAGCATCGGAGCCGTAACCAACCCCGGTAATGCTATCGACGGTAATACAGCCACTTTTGCCACACTCACTACCGCTGTCGGCGTGACCGGACAAGCCCAGATCACCGCTATATATCCCGGTCTTTCCAAAACAGGCGACTCAGTGAGAGTTGTCCTCTCCAACCCTGGCTCTCTCCTGACACTGCAACTGCTTAACGCCATTACCATCGTTACCTATAACGGACCAACGGTCGTCGATAGTATATCAGGAAGCAGCGGTTTGCTCCGATTGGACCTGTTGACCGGGTCAACCTCCATACAAACAATCACGTTCGCCTCCAGCGGACCCTTCGATCATATCCAGGTGGGCTTCGGTGCACTCGTGGGAGCGCTTGCCTCATTAAATGTGCACGAAATTCAACGTTTTGGGCCATCACCTACTACTGTAGGAGGTCTTACCAAAATTACCTGTCTCAATACTTCGCCATTTACATTGAATGTTAGTAATCCTGACAATACAAACTACAACTATACCTGGTATAATTCCAGTATGACCGTCGTCGGTACAGGGTCCAGTTTCTCACCACCAACGAACGTGGCTGGCACATTCCAGTACTATGTTTCTGCCAGCCTTAAAGTATGTTCGGCTTCAGAATCCGCCAAAGCGCCGGTGACAGTGATCGTAAATAACTTCGCCACTGCCGCCGATATCACCGTGCCCGCCAGCACCAGCGTCTGTGGTGATACAGCCAGGATAAAACCAACCTCTTCTACTGCTACCCGCAGCCCTATATTCAAATGGTATTTTGATATTAATAAAACAACACCCATCACCAATGGCCTGGTGCAGGGTAATGTTCACTTCTTTGTGGACACTACCGGTCAACTGACCGTCACCGGACTCACTGCTCCGTCTACTACTTACTATGTAAGCGTATCCGATAGTGGGCATTGTGAAAACCAGGCAGGAGCGCTTGCCCCAGCTACGATCACAGTAGGAACTTCTCCTGCTCCGCCACTGACGGCCACCGGCGTTTCCGGCTTCACCGGACAAACCATCACGCTGACAGCCTCCGCTCCTTCCGGCACCATCGAATGGTATACCGATACTACGGCCAGCCCGATAGCTACCGGACCTTCATTTAGCGTCGGACCTTTTGCTACACCTACTACACAAATATATTATGTAGGCGTTCGGCTGCCCGGCGGCTGTACTTCCGCAAGAGTGAAAGTGACCGTGACTGTTACTACTCCGGTTACCCCAAGCTCCTGTAATGCGCCTACCACACAGCAATATGGAACTACCTTAGGGTGCGTCTTGTGTAGCGTAACCAATCCAGGAAACGATGTCGACAACGACCCCAATAACTTCACCGAATTGAGTATTCCGGTGGGATTACTGGGTGGAGCGGCCTTCCAGCAACTCATCTTCCCACAACCTGGTGCCGCTACTGATAGCGTACGGTTTGATATTGGCATACCTAGCGGTTTGGTCAATGCAACTGTATTGGGCGGTATTGTGCTCACAGTAGCCAACGGTACCAATGTGGTGACAAGAGACACCTTGAACAATAACCTGATCACACTCTTCCTGCTCAGTGGCAACAGATATACTGTCACCATTCCGGCTACCGCAGTCTTCGACCGCGTGGAAGTAAAAGTGCTCGGTCTGGTGTCCCTGCTCTCTCAGGTGGATATTTATGGTGCCCGCATCATCAGTCCTAATCCAACTGCCTTTGTACAAAACCAACAGGCATGTGTGGGTAGTACTGCCCTGCTCAATGCAACGGCTGCACCAGGAACAAGCGTAATATGGTATGCTGACTCCACCACCACTACAGCATTAGGACCTAATCCATATACTACACCGGTATTGACTACCCCTGGTACCATTACTTACTGGGCTCAGGTAATCGGAACCAACGGTTGCCCCAATCCTAACCGTTTACGGTTGACATTGACTGTCAACCCGCTGGGTACTGCAGCAGATATCAATATTGCGGACACCACCTTCGGTTGTGTAAACTCTACCGCAGTACTGCACCCAACTTCCACTACTGTTACCAGTCCGGTATTCTCCTGGTATAGCGATCCTAATAAAGTCAATGTCATTACTAATGGCCTCACTCAGGGAGCTGTTCATTACACAGTGGACAGCGTTGGCAACCTTACCATCACCGGACTGGCTGCCGGTGACTACACCTATTATGTAGCTGTTGCCGGTATCAACCGTTGTCAAAATGCTGCCGGTGCCCTGAAGAAAGTAGTGGTACACATTGGCAGTGCTCCTGCTTCACCAGTAGTAACCGGTGATGTGATCGTGGCTACAGGTCAGCAGGCTACCCTCACCGCTACACCGGTGCCGGGAGCTACCATCAACTGGTATACCGATTCTACTACTACCACTATAGCTGGTACCGGCTCCTCCTTTGTGGTAGGTCCGTTCAGCCAGCCTGGTACTTATACCTACTTCGCAGCTGTAAGTATTCCGGGTGGTTGCACTTCCGCAAGGGTACGTGTAAACGTTCAGGTGACAGGTCCTGTGACCCCATCACCGGATTGTAATGTGCCTACCAGCCAGATATCTGGTACGACACTGGGTTGTATCCTCTGCTCTGTGGTTAATCCAACCAATGATATCGACAGTTCTCAGACTAACTTTACTACGCTGAATATTCCGGTGGGATTATTGGGTGGCTCTGTATATCAACAGCTGATCTTCCCGAACCCGGGTGCAGTTGGTGATAGTATCCGCTTTACAATGTCCTCTCCTGCCGGCCTGGCAAACTTGAGCCTCTTCGGAGGAGTAGTAGTCAGCCAATACAATGGTGCTACACTGGTACATGCAGACACATTGTCTAATGTTATCTCCCTGCGTATACTCACCGCTCAGCAGTTTAATGCTACTGTCCCGGCAGCTGGTACATTCGACCGGGTGGAAGTAAGAATCACCGGCATTGCTAATCTGCTTAACTCTATCAATATATATGGTGTACGTATCGTATATCCAAACCCAACTATCAGTACAACAGGTGATACTGTATGCGTGGGCCGGAAAGCAACCCTTTCTGTAACACCGGCTGCCGGTACTACCGTACGCTGGTATGCAGATTCTACCAGCACTACTGTACTCAGCTCTCAACCAACATATACTACAGATACGCTGAGAACCCCAGGTACTATTACTTACTATGTACAGGTAGTAGGTGCCAATGGCTGCGCTAACCCTGACCGTGTACCGGTGAAGGTGATCGTGTCTCCTGCACCGACTGTGCCTGGTCCGGATCAGACAATTAACCTCTGTCCTGGCACCAGCGCTGTTCTGACAGTACCAACTCCAAACCATAGCCTCACCTATAACTGGTACAATGTACCAACCGGTGGAACCAGACTGAATACTGATAGTGGCTACGTATTCAATGTGCCCAATATCACAAGGGACACTACTTTCTACGTGGAAGCTGTAAGCAGCTGTGGTAACGTATCTCCGAGAGAAGCATTCCATATTGTAATGTCTTCCAGCTTGAGCGGACCTGTGGTTACTCCGAATCCGGACACCGTACAGATTGGTACACAGGCCGTGCTCACTGCCACATCCAGTGCTTCCAACGCAATAATTAAATGGTACGGCAGCCAGACAGGCAACGACAGCCTGTTTACAGGGTCTGTATATGCTCCGCCTACACACAATACCCCTGGTACTGTGACCTACTGGGTACAGGCGTCTATACCTGGCTCCTGCTCTTCTATCCGTGTGCCCGAAGTAGTTGTATATAGCGCTGTTGTGGTGCCCACACCAGTGCCTTGCGAAGGAGCTACTACTTATACTGTAGGTAGCGACGGACTGCTTGTACTGGGTAACGTATACAACCCGCAACTGGCAGTAGATAACGACGCCAGTACTTTTGCTTCCCTTGTGATGGACGTGGGCCTGCTCAATGCAGACGTATGGGAAAAAGTAGGATTCAACGGTCTCTCCGCTCCAGGTGATACTGTAAGGGTATTGGTGTCCACCCCAAGCACCATCCTGTCTGCCCAATTACTGAGTGGCATACAGCTTACCACTTACAATGGTAATACACCAGGTGACTCCGTGTTGATAAATAGCCCGCTGGTGAACCTCACTCTGCTGGGAGCTGGCAACCAGGCCATCATAGAATTTGTTCCGACTCATATATTTGATGCGGTACAATTGAAACTGAAATCCGGCATCCTGGGTGCGCTGACAGAAATAGGCTTCAACTACGCACAACGTGCGCTGGTGAAACCTTCCGTACAGGCTTCCCAACTGTCGGTATGTGCTGGTAATACTGCTACACTGAACGTACTGAGTCCGGTGACAGGCATTACCTACCGCTGGTATACTTCCAACGGTACTTACCTTACCGGTAAGGACGGTATCAGCTTCACTACTGGTCCGCTCACTTCAGATACTAGTTTCTTTGTGGAAGCTTACCGCAATGGTTGCGCAAGCAAAACAAGAACCAGAATAGATATTAAAGTTGGCGCTGCACCTGTTGCTCCGCCAGTGCTCTCTACCGATGTAGAAGTATGTTCTGGCTCCAATGCCGAACTGGCCATCAGCAATCCGCTGCCAGGGTACAGCTATCACTGGTACAATGTGCCGACCGGTGGCAGCAAACTCAATACAGACAGTGGATTCACTTTCACAGTAATCAACGTTACAGCTCCGGCTACCTATTATGTAGAAGCAATGAATGACAGCTGTGGTACTGTTTCCGCTACAAGAACTGCGGTGAATGTGACCATAGCAGCTTCACTGCCGGCTCCAACTGTGACACCGCTGATTGACACCGTGGTAGTGAACCAGCAACCGGTATTCACTGCATCATCTACTACAGCAAATGCCCAGTTCTACTGGTTCAACAGCCCAACCAGCACTGATACCCTCTTTAAAGGTGCAGTGTATGCAGCACCTGCATCATCGACGCCCGGTACGGTGACCTACTGGGTAGTAGCAGCAGTGCCTGGCTCCGGCTCTTGTACCTCTGCAAGAGTATCGGTGAACGCTGTTACCATCATTCCTGGTAGTAACCCTGTACCTTGCGAAGCAGCCACTACTTATACAGTAGGCAGCTCCGGACTCCTGGTATTGGGTAATGTATACAACCCGCAACTGGCAGTTGATACCAGTGCCCTGACTTACTCTTCCCTCGTAATAGACCTCGGCATACTGAATGCCTCCGTTTGGGAAAGAGCATACTTCAACGGTCTCTCCACTCCGGGTGATACTGTCAAAGTGCTGCTTACCAACCCAAGCCAGATACTGTCAGTCTCCTTGTTGGGTGGTGTGCAACTGACAGCCTACAACGGTAATACACCTGGTGATTCCGTAATGCTGCCTAGTCCGGCACTTAACCTTGTTCTGCTGAACAGCGGCCACAGTGCTTTACTGTCCTTCGTTCCAAGCCAGCCATTCAATGGTGTGGAAGTGAAACTGAAATCAGGCATACTTGGAGCATTGAATGAAATAGGCTTCAACTACGCACAGCGCGCCCTCGTACAGCCAACCGTACAGGTCAACAATGCTACCATCTGTCAAGGTCAGCAGGCTACCCTCAGCGTGGTGAACCCTGCTGCCGGTATTACCTACAGCTGGTACGACAGCCAGAACAATCACCTGCTTGACAGCGTCGCTTTTGTGACACCAACAACCCTGAGCGTAGGTACTCATACCTACACCGTAAGAGCCAGCCGCAATGGTTGTACCAGTGTAGCTTCTGCTCCGATTCAGGTAACAGTGGTGGGTACACCGGCCAAACCGGTACCAGCGAGCGACAGTGTGACGGTTTGCGCAGGTACTTCTGCAACGCTCAGTGTAACTCCAGTTCCAGGTGTAACCTTCAACTGGTACGATGCAGCTACCGGTGGTGCTAAACTGGCCTCCGATACCAGTACATATATGACTCCGGCCAACCTCGCCGTGGGTACCTATAAATTCTATGTGGAAGCGGTGAATGGCAACAGCTGTACAAACACCGGTGGCCGCGCAGTGATCACCCTCACCGTGACCAGTACTTCCACAGCGGCAGATATCAACATCGCTAACGAAACCATCTGCCTTGGTGATACCGCCGTACTGACACCAACATCTACCACAGTGCCGAACCCAGTCTTTAAATGGTATGCTAACCCTGATAAGACAGGTCCGATCACAACAGGTGTAAGTGGCAATGGTGTACTCACCATCCCAGGTCTCTCAATAGGTACTCATACCTATTATGTGAGCGTAAGCAGCGCCGGTCATTGTGAAAACGCTGCCGGTGATCTGAAAGCAGTAACAGTAACGGTAGTAGGTCGTCCAGCCATACCGGTACCAGTGAGCGACAGTGTGACTGCTTGCGCAGGTACTTCTGCAACGCTTAGTGTAACTCCGGTTCCAGGTGTCACCTTCAACTGGTACGACGCAGCTACCGGTGGTACTAAACTGGTCTCCAATACCAATACATACACTACTCCGGCCAACCTCGCTGTGGGTACGTATAAATTCTATGTGGAAGCGGTGAACAGCAACAGCTGTACAAACACCGGCGGCCGTGTAGTGATTACCCTCATTGTAAGCAGCGCTTCCACAGCGGCAGATATTAACATCGCTAACGAAACCATCTGCCTTGGTGATACCGCCGTACTGACACCAACATCTACCACAGTGCCGAACCCAGTCTTTAAATGGTACGCTAACCCTGATAAGACAGGTCCGATCACAACAGGTGTAAGTGGCAATGGTGTACTCACCATCCCGGGTCTCTCAATAGGTACTCATACCTACTATGTGAGCGTAAGCAGCGCCGGCCATTGTGAAAACGCTGCCGGTGATCTGAAAGCAGTAACAGTAACGGTAGTAGGCCGTCCGGCCATACCGGTACCAGTGAGCGACAGTGTGACGGCTTGTGCAGGTACTTCTGCAACGCTTAGTGTAACTCCGGTTCCAGGTGTCACCTTCAACTGGTACGACGCAGCTACCGGTGGTACTAAACTGGTCTCCAATACCAATACATACACTACTCCGGCCAACCTCGCTGTGGGTACGTATAAATTCTATGTGGAAGCGGTGAACAGCAACAGCTGTACAAACACCGGTGGCCGCGCAGTGATTACCCTCATTGTAAGCAGCGCTTCCACAGCGGCAGATATCAACATCGCTAACGAAACCATCTGCCTTGGTGATACCGCCGTACTGACACCAACATCTACCACAGTGCCGAACCCAGTCTTTAAATGGTATGCTAACCCTGATAAGACAGGTCCGATCACAACAGGTGTAAGTGGCAATGGTGTACTCACCATCCCAGGTCTCTCAATAGGTACTCATACCTACTATGTGAGCGTAAGTAGCGCCGGTCATTGTGAAAACGCTGCCGGTGATCTGAAAGCAGTAACAGTAACGGTAGTAGGCCGTCCGGCTATACCGGTACCAGTGAGTGACAGTGTAACCGCTTGCGTGGGTAACTCTGCAACGCTCAGTGTAACACCGGTTCCTGGCGTCAGCTTCAACTGGTACGACGCAGCTACCGGCGGTACTAAACTGGTCTCCAATACCAATACATACACTACTCCGGCCAACCTCGCTGTGGGTACGTATAAATTCTATGTGGAAGCGGTGAACAGCAACAGCTGTACAAACACCGGCGGCCGTGCAGTGATCACCCTCATTGTAAGCAGCGCTTCCACAGCAGCAGATATCAACATCGCTAACATAACCATCTGCGCAGGTGATACCGCCGTACTGACACCAACATCTACCACTGTGCCGAACCCAGTCTTTAAATGGTACGCTAACCCTGATAAGACAGGTCCGATCACAGCAGGTGTAAGTGGCAATGGAGTACTCACTATCCCAGGTCTCACACCAGGTACTTATACCTACTACGTGAGTGTAAGCAACGCCGGCCATTGTGAAAACGCTGCCGGTGATCTGAAAGCAGTGACTGTAACTGTCAACAGAAGGTCTACTGCCGCCGATATTATCATCTCTGATACTACCGTGTGTGCAAGTACAACTGTAACGTTGACTGCTACTACCACTACTGTAACCAACCCGGTATTCAAATGGTACCAGGATGCTTCACTGCAAATATTGCTGCATACCGGCGCAACCTTCACCACTCCGGTGATCACGGCCAATACCACATTCTATGTGACTGTGGAAGGAAGCAACAGCTGTGCAAACCCTGCCGGTGCTGCAAAAGCAGTGACCGTAAGTCTCACAAGCTTACAGACACCAAGTGTCTCCGCATCCAGCACCACTATTTGCCCTGGAGACTCCGTAGTCCTCTCAGTAGTGAATCCGGTGAATGGCCTCACCTATCGCTGGTATACCGTGCCCACCGGAGGAACAGCAGTCTTTACTGGTCCGGTGTATGTGGTGAAAGGATTGACTACAACTACTGATTTCTATGTAGAAGTGTCTTCCAACGGCTGTATAGGTACTACCAGAGCTAAAGTAACCATTACCGTACGTTCTGCTCCGACACCGGTACTGGTAGCCGATAAAGTGACAGCTTGTGAAGGTGTTCCTGCAACACTGGAGATCTTAAATCCTGATAACAGCCTCACTTATAATTGGTATACCACTCCAACCGGAGGTACGCCGATCTTTACCGGACCGGTATTCGTTACACCGCCGCTGTACACCACTACACAATACTATGTGGAAGCGGTAGGTAATGGAGGTACCTGTGGCACACCTACCCGTGTGATGGCCACTGTGAAAGTTGTTCCGACGCCGCCGGCACCTGTGATAACACCAGGAGACGTAAACACCTGTGGTGCATCCAGTGTGACCCTGACCATACAGAACCCTCAGCCTGGTACTCGCTATGAATGGCAGGATGTGAATGGTAACCTCCTGTTCACCGGCACACAATACACCTTCATCGCCGACAGTACCACTACCATTTATGTAAGAGGTATTGTAGGTGGCGGATGTCCGAGGTCTTGTGGTGGTTGCCCTGGCCCAAGAACAGCTGTACAGATCAATATCATAGCTCCGCCGCCAGCACCAGTACTCTCAGCCTCTTCGCTGACTGTATGTCCTGGTGGTACAGTAACCTTCAGCGTTCAAAATCCGATCGGCGGTCTTACCTATAATTGGTTTGATGCTCCATCCGGCGGCAACCTGTTGTCTACCGGTACCAGCTACACAACCGGTCCGCTGAGCACAAATACTACTTTCTATGTAGCCGCATCCAGCAATGGTGGTTGCAGCAGCGCCCGTACCACTGCATCTGTTGTAGTCATCACCAGTGTCGATGCACCACAAGCCGATCCGGTGACTGTATGTGCTGGTCAGACCACAACACTCTCTGTGAAAAACAGAATACCAGGTCTGATCTACAACTGGTACACAGTACCAACCGGCGGTACACCGGTATTCACGGGTGCTGACTTCATGATCACTCCGACCAGCAGCACAGTATACTACCTCGAAGCTGCTACCAATGGTGGTTGTGTAAGCGCCAGCAGAACAGCAGTGAATGTGAACGTGAATCCGGCTCCGGCAGTACCGGTTGTGGCCAATGCAACACTGACGACCTGTCTGAACCAGACCGTGACACTCAGCGTGCAAAATCCTGATCCGACACTCACCTACAACTGGTATACTTCGATCACAGGCGGAACGCCGGTGTCAACAGGTGCTTCGTTCACCACACCACCGATTACCGCTAATACCATGTATTATGTTGAAGCAGTTAATAACACCGGTTGTCCGAGTGCAACCCGCGCAGCGGTTAGCATCCAGCTGATTACAGCACCAGCAGCACCAACCGTAACAGGCAACGAAAACGGTATATGCCCTGGTCATACCGCTACCCTGACGGCTTCTTCTACCACGCCAGGTGTAAACTTCAACTGGTACACAGTACCAACAGGTGGTACACCAGTATTCACAGGACCGGTATTCACTACCCCTGTACTGAACACCGCCACCACCTACTATGTAGAAGCATTCTCCAATGGTGGTTGTGTAGGGGCAGGACCAAGAACAGCCGTCGCCGTTACGATACTGCAACCGCTGGCTGCACCGCATGTGGCCATCAGCGACCTCACTGCTACCAGCGTAACCTTCCGTTGGGACCCTGTTCCAGGTGCGGTACGCTACGAAGTGACCCTCGACGGTGGTGTTACCTTCAACCCTCCAAGCTCAGGACCAACAGGTACAACACATACCATCAACAACCTGCAGCCTAACCAGGGTCTCAATTTCGGAGTAAGAGCTATCGGAGCATCAGATTGTCAGACCAGCGGATTAGGTACCCTCGCTTGTAGGACTTCCAACCCGCAAGGCAATAACGTCTTCGTTCCGAACCTCTTCAGCCCGAATGGTGATGGTATGAACGATATGTTGTTTGTATACGGAACCGCTATCGCTCAACTCGAATTCAGGGTATACAACCAGTGGGGTCAGTTGGTGTTCTCTACCAAAGACCTGCATCAAGGATGGGATGGTACCATGAATGGTCAGAACCAGCCGGTAGGTGTATATGTATACATCGTGAAAGCAACCATGCAGGATGGATCAATAGTCACTAAGAAAGGAAACGTAACGCTCATGCGTTAA